One stretch of Asterias rubens chromosome 8 unlocalized genomic scaffold, eAstRub1.3 super_scaffold_89, whole genome shotgun sequence DNA includes these proteins:
- the LOC117305554 gene encoding ras-interacting protein RIP3-like produces the protein MGDSRSPSKKQVMDRLRERLERCRKHQELSLYRYDSTRDERWSHERQGTDALFQRYQDNRSKRQPKGPKQDSGQNKTKNEANVTGSGGGDGIGVGRQQSMHKHTERKRPHSESTNGPDPPNITEAQANGYDNTANKRPCTEISVQVVQKSGEHTDLTVTTTIQQSVDGTSDASNNLRSQNGCKTESVSQCNGQQHQEWTEERRKTLENLLDDPEGLEEFMKQLENDPEQMKGFEAELEKICNKIQQDLGDGTFTEGANIENQPNQEMNPGSEAVGPVNGAPAVAGSPALPAAPTHSEASKLPNTKPNAPTMPVAPMVRGQTCFPNIPSPSDNNLKQRIKTELVPTTKESEVYDPMMKGPPNTVATDARSGKEGPLPAIAEFKNPAIFDGANIKIEPQAAGKAEVQHAGNQLQAKFQQKQGQPNVNLRQMTPAVNQKTMAQLQSIYRNAQQQQQQQQQQQQQQQQQQPQQHVGPTAGAQLSHYSNPQQQAVHQQQQQQQGSIATTGPQFGMQMSRSLQSLQEQLKQRPHALTGAVGGTTNPAIPNTQFTNRPGLTTGRLPSMAQIVAQNRQQVQQQQQQPQPQPQPSGFPIDAGILQARQNMPGTPQQPQLTQQQQQQQQGQFVQQNQQLSLASQQLLRQQMIQRQLLKQQQQRQLLQLTPEQRKLLLAKQRQLIAQQNRKDMQLYQRGPPPRYDEAQHRNSTFTNSPTGLIQQPANVTSNQMTGAIGNMAGNIRQGTPLQQTLQQSTMHHQGMRTNQSMLQAGQLGSTGTGGTQHAQSMYPNQAQSQFIQQQRRQQILQSMAGNNMQLSNQSSQQVLNQLGGNRLQGPNTLSGLGAAGVYMKQQNRGQTSSQIPAAHGTQATNVMTGGKPMAQTHQVSTVSRFPANFVNTTTNVRTFMQNMPTPAMNIHTSTTTHLQQQQQQQSGYVNQPSIITSVMNPTNHNEPSIVTAMPSVATSTANQGTFGAASGQLPLDLLDNNVNLGNSNMSNVDFDLELLENILKTKE, from the exons ATGGGGGATTCTCGATCCCCCAGCAAGAAGCAAGTTATGGACCGACTTCGCGAGCGATTGGAACGGTGTCGGAAACACCAAGAGCTGTCTCTTTACCGTTATGATTCTACCAGGGACGAACGATGGTCGCATGAACGACAGGGTACGGACGCCCTGTTCCAACGCTACCAGGACAACAGAAGCAAACGACAACCTAAAGGTCCTAAACAGGATAGTGGACAGAATAAGACGAAGAATGAAGCAAATGTCACTGGGTCAGGAGGTGGAGATGGCATAGGAGTGGGGAGGCAACAATCTATG CACAAGCATACCGAACGTAAACGACCTCACTCAGAATCCACAAATGGTCCAGACCCTCCTAACATCACAGAAGCCCAAGCCAATGGATATGACAATACAGCAAACAAACGTCCTTGTACTGAGATCTCAGTCCAAGTTGTACAGAAGTCTGGTGAGCATACTGACCTGACAGTCACTACAACAATCCAGCAATCAGTAGATGGAACATCTGACGCTAGTAATAACTTAAGGTCTCAGAATGGTTGTAAGACAGAGTCAGTCAGTCAGTGTAATGGTCAGCAGCACCAGGAATGGACCGAGGAGAGACGTAAAACTCTGGAAAATCTCCTGGATGATCCGGAAGGACTGGAAGAGTTTATGAAGCAGTTAGAGAATGACCCAGAACAGATGAAGGGATTTGAAGCTGAACTGGAGAAGATTTGTAATAAAATCCAGCAGGATTTAGGAGATGGTACATTCACTGAAGGGGCTAACATAGAAAACCAGCCTAACCAGGAGATGAATCCAGGTAGTGAAGCTGTTGGACCTGTTAATGGTGCCCCAGCTGTAGCAGGTTCACCCGCTTTACCTGCAGCTCCTACCCACTCCGAAGCATCAAAGCTGCCTAATACCAAACCAAATGCTCCAACAATGCCAGTTGCTCCTATGGTACGTGGACAGACATGTTTTCCAAATATTCCAAGCCCTTCGGACAACAATCTGAAGCAACGCATAAAGACTGAACTGGTGCCCACTACCAAAGAGTCTGAGGTTTATGACCCCATGATGAAGGGACCACCAAATACTGTTGCCACAGATGCACGCTCTGGTAAGGAAGGACCATTGCCAGCCATTGCAGAATTTAAGAATCCAGCTATTTTTGATGGAGCCAATATCAAAATTGAGCCCCAGGCTGCAGGCAAGGCTGAGGTGCAACATGCAGGTAATCAGTTGCAGGCAAAGTTTCAACAAAAACAAGGGCAGCCAAATGTTAACCTTAGGCAAATGACACCTGCAGTTAATCAGAAAACTATGGCTCAGTTGCAGTCAATATATCGTAATGctcaacaacagcaacaacaacagcagcagcagcagcagcagcagcaacaacagcagccaCAGCAACATGTAGGACCAACTGCAGGTGCTCAGCTGAGTCATTATAGTAACCCACAGCAGCAGGCTGTAcatcagcagcaacagcagcagcaaggTAGTATAGCTACAACAGGTCCACAGTTTGGAATGCAGATGTCAAGGTCTCTGCAGTCTCTACAGGAGCAGTTGAAACAGCGACCTCATGCCTTAACTGGAGCCGTTGGTGGTACAACCAATCCAGCGATTCCTAATACACAGTTTACAAACAGGCCGGGTCTAACAACTGGAAGGTTGCCAAGTATGGCTCAGATTGTTGCTCAAAACAGGCAACAGgtacagcagcaacagcaacaaccaCAACCTCAACCACAACCTAGTGGATTCCCAATCGATGCTGGAATCCTACAAGCACGTCAGAACATGCCAGGAACGCCGCAGCAACCACAACTAacccagcagcagcagcagcaacaacaaggACAGTTTGTTCAGCAGAACCAACAACTTTCTCTTGCGAGCCAGCAGTTGTTGAGACAACAGATGATACAGCGACAACTCctcaaacagcaacaacagcgtCAGTTGCTGCAGCTCACTCCAGAGCAGAGAAAATTGCTCCTCGCTAAACAACGCCAACTAATAGCGCAGCAAAATCGAAAGGATATGCAGCTTTACCAGCGAGGACCACCACCAAGGTATGATGAAGCTCAACATCGAAACTCTACATTCACTAACTCACCGACTGGCTTAATTCAACAGCCAGCAAATGTCACTTCAAATCAAATGACAGGAGCCATTGGGAACATGGCAGGTAATATTAGACAAGGAACACCATTGCAGCAAACACTGCAACAAAGTACCATGCATCACCAGGGTATGCGAACCAACCAAAGTATGCTTCAAGCTGGACAGTTAGGTTCTACTGGTACTGGTGGTACGCAGCATGCCCAGAGCATGTATCCAAACCAGGCTCAATCACAGTTTATCCAACAACAAAGGAGACAACAAATTCTTCAGAGTATGGCAGGAAACAATATGCAACTTTCTAACCAGTCTAGTCAGCAGGTGCTAAACCAGCTGGGTGGGAATAGGTTACAAGGACCAAATACATTGAGTGGTTTAGGAGCAGCTGGGGTTTACATGAAACAACAGAATAGGGGCCAAACCTCAAGTCAGATTCCTGCTGCTCATGGTACCCAAGCTACAAATGTCATGACTGGAGGCAAACCAATGGCTCAGACACACCAAGTGTCTACAGTGTCCAGATTCCCAGCCAACTTTGTTAACACAACCACAAATGTTAGAACTTTCATGCAAAATATGCCTACTCCAGCAATGAACATTCACACAAGCACAACAACACATCttcagcagcagcaacagcagcaatcAGGTTATGTAAACCAACCCAGCATTATCACTTCAGTCATGAACCCCACCAATCACAATGAGCCTTCCATAGTAACAGCAATGCCTTCTGTTGCAACATCCACTGCAAACCAAGGTACCTTTGGAGCAGCGTCAGGCCAGTTACCCTTAGACCTCTTGGATAATAATGTTAACTTGGGGAATAGTAACATGAGTAATGTTGATTTTGACTTAGAACTACttgaaaacattctgaaaacaaaagagtaA
- the LOC117305555 gene encoding medium-chain acyl-CoA ligase ACSF2, mitochondrial-like produces MATRMLRSVFGRADTLVGRSFNPLDYVHRCGASLHLRPALVTTLSRHLSCNRSVSANHNELSYYHAAVKEPLIGKTIGQIMDETTEKYPDRESHVFCADGIRRTFAQFKQETDKIALGLLALGIKEGDRVGMWGPSTLEWVLTQFATCRIGAVMVNINPVYRVLELEYALHKSGCKAIVCDKSFRTLDYYAILQEICPELATDKPGQLKSARLPDLKTVIFRGEDSLPGTYNFPDLLNMGGSTEEKRLEEYKHVVQFDEPINIQFTSGTTGFPKGAALTHHNILNNAYTIGHIIGYHEKPHRICIPVPLYHCFGMVGGTLCGMVHGATSVFPAPGFEPEAALRAVSEEKCTSLYGTPTMFIDMLHHPRISQYDFSSLSTGIMAGSPCPIEIMKQSITQLNMKDVCIAYGLTEVSPVIFQTLRDDPIEKRVSTIGKATDHNEVKIIDVETGNIVPRNTAGELCSRGYTTMIGYWQDEKKTKEAIDESRWFHTGDLAVMDDEGYVSIVGRKKDMIIRGGENIYPVELENFLYKHPKIEDVQVIGLPDERLGEIVCAWIKLKEGQTATVEEIKEFCKGEMAHFKIPKIVHFVSEFPLTVTGKVQKFKMREEMHILLDLKG; encoded by the exons ATCTGTTAGTGCCAACCATAATGAGTTGAGTTACTACCATGCCGCTGTGAAAGAGCCACTTATTGGGAAAACAATTGGTCAAATAATGGATGAAACAACAGAGAAGTATCCAGATAGAGAGTCACACGTCTTCTGTGCAGATGGAATCAGAAGGACATTTGCACAATTCAAACAAGAG ACTGACAAAATAGCACTTGGACTTCTAGCGCTTGGGATCAAAGAAGGAGACAGAGTTGGTATGTGGGGACCATCCACATTAGAATGGGTTCTCACACAGTTTGCAACGTGTCGTATTGGAGCAGTTATGGTCAACATTAATCCAGTGTACAGAGTACTTGAGTTGGAGTATGCTCTACACAAG TCTGGTTGCAAAGCAATAGTCTGTGATAAGAGTTTCCGAACATTGGACTACTATGCAATACTACAAGAGATTTGCCCTGAGCTAGCAACCGATAAACCAGGTCAGCTTAAAAGTGCAAG GCTCCCAGATCTTAAGACAGTCATCTTCAGAGGTGAAGACAGTCTTCCCGGAACTTACAACTTCCCTGATCTCCTGAATATGGGAGGCAGCACTGAAGAGAAACGTCTGGAAGAATATAAACATGTGGTACAGTTTGATGAACCCATCAATATACAGTTTACATCC GGAACTACAGGCTTTCCAAAAGGTGCAGCGTTGACACATCACAATATCCTGAACAACGCCTACACTATTGGACATATCATTGGTTACCATGAGAAG CCACATCGCATCTGTATTCCAGTCCCCTTGTATCACTGCTTTGGTATGGTAGGAGGCACGTTATGTGGAATGGTTCATGGTGCAACCTCTGTCTTTCCGGCTCCTGGGTTTGAACCTGAAGCAGCACTTCGAGCTGTATCTGAGGAGAA ATGTACGTCGTTATACGGAACCCCAACTATGTTCATTGACATGTTGCATCATCCAAGAATCTCCCAGTATGATTTCTCGAGTTTATCAACGGGTATTATGGCAGGTTCACCATGTCCCATAGAGATTATGAAACAGAGTATCACACAGCTCAATATGAAGGATGTTTGT ATTGCGTATGGACTGACGGAGGTATCTCCTGTGATCTTTCAAACACTACGAGATGATCCAATAGAAAAGAGAGTTTCAACAATCGGAAAAGCCACTGACCACAATGAA GTAAAGATTATTGATGTTGAAACTGGCAATATTGTACCTCGTAATACTGCTGGAGAGTTATGCAGTCGAGGATATACCACAATGATTGGTTATTGGCAAGATGAGAAGAAGACAAAAGAGGCTATTGATGAAAGCAGATGGTTCCACACAGG TGATCTGGCTGTAATGGATGATGAAGGTTACGTCTCCATCGTTGGACGGAAGAAAGATATGATCATCCGAGGAGGAGAAAATATTTATCCTGTGGAGCTGGAGAACTTCTTGTATAAGCATCCAAAGATTGAAGACGTTCAG GTAATTGGACTTCCAGATGAGCGTCTTGGTGAGATTGTTTGCGCTTGGATCAAATTAAAGGAAGGACAAACTGCAACTGTAGAAGAGATCAAGGAATTCTGTAAAGGAGAG atggCTCATTTTAAGATCCCAAAGATTGTTCACTTTGTGTCGGAGTTTCCTCTGACTGTGACTGGTAAAGTGCAGAAGTTTAAGATGAGAGAGGAGATGCATATTCTCCTGGATTTAAAGGGGTAA